From a single Candidatus Hydrogenedentota bacterium genomic region:
- a CDS encoding DUF1698 domain-containing protein, producing MDLRPHNPTPEQVGALKGLIGYQPFILNDDVQTGIADIWIHKSDIKSIRRSEVSPETWTRFCASNARLRAMYDGWIDAIAAATGPLEGKTVADTASNAGFFLYRFLEKGAARCTGYDMNPKLAAVYPLLNEITGLNVEFVNTTYDQMTHQMPGCAPADIVISSAIMCHISDPLYYLNYLGSITRETLFLFTCIDDDKRLRITYDEPRRFYPDYDFPICFDNMTTVSRPLIDLGLRELGFRKVIEVPHQPDWMPLKWYNRFKALIALR from the coding sequence GTGGATCTCAGACCGCACAATCCGACTCCCGAACAGGTCGGCGCACTCAAGGGCCTCATCGGCTATCAGCCCTTCATTCTTAACGACGACGTCCAGACCGGTATCGCCGATATCTGGATTCACAAGTCGGACATTAAATCGATTCGCCGCAGCGAGGTTTCCCCGGAAACGTGGACGCGCTTCTGCGCATCGAACGCCCGGCTTCGCGCCATGTATGACGGCTGGATCGACGCCATCGCGGCGGCCACCGGCCCGCTGGAGGGCAAAACCGTGGCGGATACGGCGTCCAACGCGGGCTTTTTCCTTTACCGCTTTCTGGAAAAGGGGGCGGCGCGCTGCACCGGTTACGATATGAATCCGAAGCTGGCCGCCGTCTATCCCCTGCTCAACGAAATCACGGGACTGAATGTGGAGTTCGTCAACACGACCTACGATCAGATGACCCACCAGATGCCGGGCTGCGCGCCCGCGGATATCGTGATCTCCTCGGCCATCATGTGCCACATCAGCGATCCCCTCTATTACCTGAACTATCTCGGGTCCATCACGCGCGAAACGCTCTTTCTCTTCACCTGTATCGACGATGACAAGCGATTGCGCATTACCTACGACGAGCCCCGGCGCTTCTATCCGGATTATGATTTCCCCATTTGCTTCGACAACATGACCACCGTGTCCCGACCCCTCATCGATCTGGGCCTGCGCGAGCTCGGCTTTCGCAAGGTCATCGAAGTTCCCCACCAGCCGGACTGGATGCCGCTGAAATGGTACAACCGTTTCAAGGCCTTGATCGCCCTGCGCTAG
- a CDS encoding ABC transporter ATP-binding protein, which yields MPPAIQVEGVSKRYSRNAQTHLSYGVTDLMREIFGGAAPSELRKDEFWALRDVSFEMAPGESMAFIGRNGAGKSTLLKLMCGLTKPDAGRIRIEGNVRALINLGAGFNPTLSGLENIYNAASFAGFQRREVRAAVDAIVAFAELEEAIDSPVQTYSSGMKARLGFAVAVHARPDILFIDEVLAVGDFAFQNKCFLRMEQLKQSGVTIVYVSHSHNMAIKLCERALWLHRGRVMAAGSSVETVRAYLAFLEEEERAKNPATIAGPGAESRPAAATKGLYGPVVSTLEHVCDIECGLQVGGEAVAAIPVHSEVVIRFGFTLKRRVEGLNITLNFFRDDGLLMGIVTSLYEGRLDHLHEGRVQCEVRIADLDFAPGAYAIVMPISEGQGYLWRDIAARFHVTGGGRIAAGVKHIAHEFRILE from the coding sequence ATGCCCCCCGCGATCCAGGTGGAAGGCGTTTCCAAACGCTATTCGCGCAACGCACAGACCCATCTTTCCTATGGCGTGACCGATTTGATGCGCGAGATATTCGGAGGCGCGGCCCCCTCCGAACTGCGCAAAGACGAATTCTGGGCCCTTCGCGATGTCTCCTTCGAGATGGCCCCCGGCGAGTCCATGGCCTTCATCGGACGCAACGGCGCGGGCAAGAGCACGCTGCTGAAACTGATGTGCGGCCTTACCAAGCCCGACGCCGGGCGCATCCGCATCGAGGGCAATGTACGCGCCCTGATCAACCTCGGCGCGGGCTTCAACCCCACGTTGTCGGGGCTGGAGAATATCTACAACGCCGCCTCCTTTGCCGGATTCCAGCGCCGGGAAGTGCGCGCCGCCGTGGACGCGATCGTGGCCTTTGCGGAGCTGGAAGAGGCCATCGACAGCCCGGTGCAAACCTACAGCTCGGGCATGAAAGCGCGCCTGGGCTTCGCCGTGGCCGTGCATGCCCGCCCGGACATCCTGTTCATTGACGAGGTGCTCGCCGTCGGCGATTTCGCCTTCCAGAACAAGTGTTTCCTGCGCATGGAGCAGCTCAAGCAATCCGGGGTCACGATCGTTTACGTTTCCCACAGCCATAATATGGCCATCAAGCTCTGCGAGCGGGCGCTATGGCTCCACCGGGGCCGTGTCATGGCGGCGGGATCGTCGGTGGAGACGGTGCGGGCGTACCTGGCCTTTCTTGAAGAGGAAGAGCGCGCAAAGAACCCGGCGACGATTGCCGGTCCCGGGGCGGAGTCCCGCCCCGCCGCCGCAACGAAGGGACTTTACGGCCCTGTCGTCTCGACGCTGGAGCACGTATGCGATATTGAGTGCGGCCTCCAGGTGGGCGGTGAAGCCGTTGCGGCCATCCCCGTGCACAGCGAGGTCGTGATTCGATTCGGGTTCACGCTGAAGCGACGCGTGGAGGGCCTCAATATAACGCTGAATTTCTTCCGGGACGACGGTCTATTGATGGGCATCGTGACTTCGCTGTATGAGGGGCGCCTGGACCACCTCCATGAAGGCCGCGTGCAATGCGAGGTTCGCATCGCCGATCTCGATTTCGCTCCCGGGGCCTATGCCATTGTAATGCCTATCTCGGAAGGGCAGGGTTACCTCTGGCGCGACATCGCGGCCCGCTTCCATGTCACGGGCGGAGGCCGAATAGCCGCCGGCGTGAAGCACATCGCCCACGAATTCCGCATTCTGGAATGA
- a CDS encoding alpha/beta fold hydrolase: MKRLLVFSLLLLSSSFLPALAEAPAAPPVVGEEAHKLLVRMYDYDATIPLEARVVQRETKEGTTRDKVVFRSTRSFMVPGYFEVSETAKAPYPCVVLMHGWSGSKEHWWKDGGYLHGGEVRKALLAAGFAVFALDAQGHGDRIAENDYHVVNLFEEPGAPPRKNYFTLRDVITQTVLDYRRGIDYLATRGDVDMTRIGAMGYSMGGFHAVSLTAVEPRIKAAVGCVVPVSWREDPILDPANYLRGIGERPFMMVQGKTDELCNEAQALELYKHLEGPNTKLEIFDSGHKLPGEYVGVAVPWLIARI; the protein is encoded by the coding sequence ATGAAACGCCTTCTTGTTTTCTCGTTGCTGCTGCTTTCCAGTTCGTTCCTTCCCGCCCTCGCCGAGGCTCCCGCGGCCCCGCCGGTTGTTGGCGAGGAGGCCCATAAACTCCTTGTTCGCATGTACGACTACGACGCGACCATCCCCCTGGAAGCGCGCGTGGTCCAGCGGGAGACGAAGGAAGGCACCACCCGCGACAAGGTGGTCTTCCGCAGTACCCGCAGCTTTATGGTGCCCGGCTACTTTGAAGTCTCCGAAACGGCCAAGGCACCCTACCCCTGTGTCGTCCTCATGCACGGCTGGTCCGGCAGCAAAGAGCATTGGTGGAAGGACGGCGGCTATCTCCACGGCGGGGAGGTGCGCAAGGCCCTGCTGGCGGCCGGATTCGCCGTCTTCGCACTGGATGCACAGGGCCATGGCGATCGCATCGCGGAGAACGATTACCACGTGGTGAATCTCTTCGAAGAGCCCGGCGCGCCGCCGCGCAAGAACTATTTCACCCTGCGCGACGTCATCACCCAGACCGTCCTCGATTACCGCCGGGGCATCGACTACCTCGCCACGCGGGGCGACGTGGACATGACCCGAATCGGCGCCATGGGCTACAGCATGGGCGGCTTCCACGCCGTGTCGCTCACGGCCGTCGAGCCGCGCATCAAAGCCGCGGTCGGTTGCGTGGTGCCCGTCTCCTGGCGCGAGGACCCCATTCTCGATCCGGCCAACTACCTGCGCGGCATCGGTGAGCGCCCCTTCATGATGGTCCAGGGCAAGACCGACGAACTCTGCAACGAGGCCCAGGCCCTGGAGCTCTACAAGCACCTCGAAGGACCCAACACGAAGCTGGAGATTTTCGACAGTGGCCACAAGCTGCCGGGTGAATATGTGGGCGTCGCGGTGCCGTGGTTGATCGCGCGAATTTGA
- a CDS encoding potassium channel family protein, whose amino-acid sequence MSKGEAKQKSEGLATRDLIVLVLSVFVLILLAIDVFLPVDDATRDILYVADTIVCVFFISDFFIGLYRTKHKRSYLKRNWIDLVSSIPMVPFVRIGRLFRVLRLFRLLRAYRSSHRLMQYLLVHRQSSTFVAAMALTFMVVVLSSVSVLEVEKLAESNIKTAGDAVWWSLTTMTTVGYGDKFPVSTPGRIIALFPMLCGIGIFGLITSVIAAWFLKPAEEEQSREMEEVLVRLERMERLLESLTRTTHQPDPSNPIPRNLG is encoded by the coding sequence ATGAGCAAGGGGGAAGCGAAGCAGAAAAGCGAGGGTCTCGCCACGCGCGACTTGATTGTGTTGGTCCTCTCGGTCTTTGTGCTCATCTTGCTGGCGATAGATGTCTTTCTTCCAGTGGATGATGCAACACGAGACATTCTCTATGTCGCGGACACTATCGTATGCGTTTTCTTTATTTCGGATTTCTTCATCGGACTCTATCGCACCAAGCACAAACGGAGCTATCTCAAGCGCAATTGGATCGATCTCGTTTCCAGTATCCCCATGGTGCCATTTGTACGTATAGGCCGTCTTTTTCGAGTATTGCGGCTTTTCCGACTTCTTCGGGCCTATCGTTCCTCACATCGGCTTATGCAGTACTTGCTCGTTCACCGACAGTCCTCGACCTTCGTAGCTGCCATGGCGCTCACGTTTATGGTGGTGGTGCTTTCGAGCGTTTCCGTGTTGGAGGTGGAGAAACTTGCCGAGAGCAATATCAAGACGGCGGGTGATGCGGTCTGGTGGTCATTGACCACGATGACGACGGTTGGGTATGGGGACAAATTTCCAGTTTCGACCCCCGGTCGCATTATTGCCCTCTTTCCCATGCTCTGCGGAATCGGAATCTTCGGCCTGATCACCAGCGTGATTGCCGCGTGGTTCTTGAAGCCTGCAGAAGAAGAGCAATCACGAGAAATGGAAGAAGTCCTAGTCAGGCTTGAAAGAATGGAGAGACTTCTCGAATCTCTGACTCGCACGACGCATCAGCCCGATCCTTCTAACCCAATCCCCCGCAACCTCGGATAA
- a CDS encoding DUF72 domain-containing protein: MGTAGWSYADWNGIVYPEARARDFHPLRWLAQWFNCVEINSSFYHPPQSKHAATWVKLVEEVEDFRFAAKLWERFTHHRDSWPTSHEIAQYKDGVAPLAEAGRLGALLVQFPWSFRRTPQNRVWLGRIAECFEGYPLVVEVRHESWNTPEVFDGLRAREIAFCNIDQPMFQDSIAPSDHVTASMGYVRFHGRNKANWFKEGVSQNERYDYLYSEDELRPWLGLIQSMQAKAKNVYVVTNNHFHGQAVANALEIQAALGGGRFQLPEHLLAVYPRLRGIGLEGSG; the protein is encoded by the coding sequence ATCGGCACCGCCGGCTGGTCCTACGCGGACTGGAACGGGATCGTGTATCCCGAGGCCCGCGCCAGGGATTTTCATCCCTTGCGCTGGCTGGCGCAATGGTTCAACTGCGTGGAGATTAATTCCAGTTTCTACCATCCCCCGCAATCGAAGCATGCGGCGACCTGGGTGAAATTGGTGGAAGAGGTGGAGGATTTTCGGTTCGCCGCGAAGTTGTGGGAGCGCTTTACGCACCATCGGGATTCGTGGCCCACGTCGCATGAAATCGCGCAGTACAAAGATGGTGTCGCGCCGCTGGCCGAGGCTGGCCGGCTGGGCGCCCTGCTGGTACAGTTTCCCTGGAGCTTTCGGCGCACGCCGCAGAACCGGGTGTGGCTCGGGCGTATCGCCGAATGCTTTGAAGGCTACCCCCTGGTGGTGGAAGTGCGCCACGAATCGTGGAACACGCCGGAAGTGTTTGATGGACTCCGCGCGCGTGAGATCGCTTTCTGCAATATCGATCAGCCAATGTTTCAGGATTCTATCGCGCCATCCGACCACGTCACCGCATCAATGGGCTACGTGCGCTTTCACGGACGCAACAAGGCCAACTGGTTCAAGGAGGGCGTGAGCCAGAACGAGCGCTACGACTATCTCTACAGCGAGGATGAACTCCGGCCGTGGCTGGGACTAATTCAGTCCATGCAGGCCAAGGCGAAGAATGTGTACGTGGTCACCAACAACCACTTTCACGGGCAGGCCGTGGCCAATGCCCTGGAGATCCAGGCGGCGCTGGGCGGCGGACGATTTCAACTACCCGAGCACCTGCTGGCGGTTTATCCGAGGTTGCGGGGGATTGGGTTAGAAGGATCGGGCTGA
- a CDS encoding TIGR01457 family HAD-type hydrolase — MKQGFLIDMDGVIYRGNEMIQGAVEFVAALRARKIPFLFLTNNSQRTRRDMATKLQRRDFDVEEKHIFTCAMATAQFLAHQKPGGTAFVIGEGGLLNSLHDHGYAIVDHDPDYVVVGEGRTLNLELIEAAVNFIQGGAKLIATNLDPSCPTPNGIRPGCGATIAMLEAATGVKAFSVGKPSPIMMRAARKELGLSADETTMIGDTMETDILGGVNMGYRTILVLSGGTREEDLKHYGYRPDLVVNSVADLYSQDFLRDSAA, encoded by the coding sequence ATGAAACAAGGCTTTCTCATCGACATGGACGGCGTGATCTACCGCGGCAATGAAATGATTCAGGGCGCGGTCGAGTTTGTCGCCGCCCTGCGCGCCCGGAAGATCCCCTTCCTCTTCCTCACCAACAACAGCCAGCGCACCCGCCGCGACATGGCCACCAAGCTCCAGCGCCGGGACTTCGACGTGGAAGAGAAGCACATCTTCACCTGCGCCATGGCTACGGCCCAGTTTCTCGCTCACCAGAAGCCCGGCGGCACCGCTTTCGTCATCGGCGAGGGCGGTCTACTGAATTCCCTGCACGATCACGGCTACGCCATCGTGGATCACGATCCGGACTATGTGGTGGTCGGCGAAGGGCGCACGCTGAACCTGGAACTTATCGAGGCTGCGGTCAACTTTATCCAGGGCGGCGCGAAACTTATCGCCACCAACCTGGACCCGAGCTGCCCCACGCCCAACGGCATCCGCCCCGGCTGCGGCGCCACCATCGCCATGCTGGAAGCGGCCACGGGCGTGAAGGCCTTCAGCGTGGGCAAGCCCAGCCCCATCATGATGCGCGCCGCCCGCAAGGAACTTGGCCTGAGCGCGGACGAAACCACCATGATCGGCGACACCATGGAGACCGACATCCTCGGCGGCGTGAACATGGGCTATCGCACGATCCTGGTGCTCTCCGGCGGCACGCGCGAGGAGGACCTGAAGCACTATGGCTACCGGCCCGACCTCGTGGTCAACTCCGTGGCCGATTTGTACAGCCAGGATTTCCTTCGCGATTCCGCAGCCTGA
- a CDS encoding carboxypeptidase M32: MSSEKLETLKTLLGEVSDIHSAISLLHWDQEVMMPPKAAPGRGQQLATLSGLAHRLFTSPEIGDLLRDLHESGTLTGDDAKMVSEGLHDYTVATKLPESFVQKLAIAQSSAYEAWVKAREASSFADFQPHLQGMVDLMLEKADHLGYENSPYDALLDEYERGMTADYLGGLFGDLAPRQSALVERIVNAPNQPDLAWLDQEWDPDAQWKLSVKILKEMGYDFEAGRQDKSVHPFSTNFDITDVRITTRINPRDLFSGLMGSMHEGGHALYEQGLRESDRRTPLGQSISLGIHESQSLTWENIVGQSLPFWKRQTARLQKAYPGQLDGKTPEDLYRAVNRVQPSFIRVEADECTYNLHVILRYEIERALIEGQMKVSEVPEAWNAKVKQYLGLDVPSDAMGCLQDIHWSHGSIGYFPTYALGNLYGAQFLEAIEAALPGLWSDIEAGRFAPLLAWLRTNIHQVGRRMTASELITHVTGKAPSAEPFMKYLEKKYLPLYGLA, from the coding sequence ATGTCCTCGGAAAAGTTGGAAACCCTCAAGACCCTTCTGGGCGAAGTCAGCGACATCCACAGCGCCATTTCTCTCCTCCACTGGGATCAGGAAGTCATGATGCCGCCCAAGGCCGCACCGGGTCGCGGGCAGCAACTCGCCACCCTCTCCGGACTCGCCCATCGACTTTTTACGTCGCCCGAAATCGGCGACCTGCTCCGGGATCTCCACGAAAGCGGCACCCTGACGGGGGATGATGCCAAGATGGTTTCTGAGGGCCTCCACGACTACACGGTAGCCACGAAACTGCCCGAGAGCTTCGTCCAGAAGCTCGCCATCGCCCAGAGCAGCGCCTATGAAGCCTGGGTAAAGGCCCGCGAGGCTTCGTCCTTCGCAGACTTTCAGCCCCACCTCCAGGGCATGGTCGATCTCATGCTGGAAAAGGCCGATCACCTCGGCTATGAGAATTCGCCCTACGACGCGCTTCTGGACGAATACGAGCGCGGCATGACCGCCGACTATCTTGGCGGGCTCTTCGGCGATCTCGCCCCGCGCCAGAGCGCCCTGGTTGAGCGGATCGTGAATGCGCCCAATCAGCCCGACCTCGCCTGGCTCGATCAGGAATGGGATCCCGACGCGCAGTGGAAGCTCAGCGTCAAGATCCTCAAGGAAATGGGCTACGACTTCGAGGCCGGGCGCCAGGACAAGTCCGTCCATCCTTTCAGCACCAACTTCGACATTACCGACGTGCGCATAACCACGCGTATCAATCCGCGCGACCTGTTCTCCGGTCTTATGGGCTCCATGCACGAAGGGGGCCACGCCCTTTACGAGCAGGGCCTCCGCGAAAGTGATCGCCGCACCCCCCTGGGCCAGTCCATCTCTCTCGGCATCCACGAATCCCAATCCCTCACGTGGGAAAACATCGTCGGCCAGAGTCTGCCCTTCTGGAAGCGCCAGACCGCGCGCCTGCAAAAGGCCTATCCCGGCCAGCTCGACGGCAAGACCCCGGAAGATCTGTATCGCGCCGTGAATCGCGTTCAGCCCAGCTTCATCCGCGTGGAGGCCGATGAATGCACCTACAACCTCCACGTGATTCTGCGCTACGAAATCGAGCGCGCGCTCATCGAAGGCCAGATGAAGGTTTCCGAAGTGCCCGAGGCCTGGAACGCAAAGGTGAAGCAATACCTCGGCCTCGACGTGCCTAGCGACGCCATGGGCTGCCTCCAGGACATCCACTGGTCCCACGGCAGCATCGGCTACTTCCCCACCTATGCCCTGGGCAACCTTTACGGCGCCCAGTTCCTTGAAGCCATCGAAGCGGCGCTGCCTGGTCTGTGGAGCGACATCGAGGCCGGACGCTTCGCCCCCCTCCTCGCCTGGCTCCGAACCAACATCCACCAGGTTGGCCGCCGTATGACCGCGTCTGAACTCATTACCCACGTCACCGGCAAGGCCCCCTCCGCCGAGCCCTTCATGAAGTACCTCGAAAAGAAATACCTGCCGCTATACGGGTTGGCATGA
- a CDS encoding sugar phosphate isomerase/epimerase, whose protein sequence is MPDQLTDTSRLCVHTMTTKPLSLKEALPAYEAAGVKGITVWRDHIEPYGAKEAGKMLRDSGLEVVSLCRGGFFPATAGMAREQARTDNRKIIDEAAEIGAPVVVLVCGAIPDLDLQTQRQQIAEGIHAIVPHAKAAGVRLAIEPLHPMYAADRSAVSTMDQANNMILMLGSEQVGIAIDVYHVWWDHFLKAEIERATGTIFAFHVCDWRVPTRNLLTDRAMMGDGCIRINEIRGWVEKAGFKGFIEVEIFSDDLWAMDQERLLKRIKNAYLKHV, encoded by the coding sequence ATGCCCGACCAGCTTACCGACACCTCGCGCCTCTGCGTGCACACCATGACTACGAAGCCCCTCTCCCTCAAGGAGGCCCTGCCCGCGTATGAAGCCGCCGGCGTGAAGGGCATCACCGTGTGGCGCGACCACATCGAGCCCTATGGCGCAAAAGAAGCTGGCAAGATGCTTCGCGATTCCGGCCTGGAAGTGGTCAGCCTTTGCCGGGGGGGCTTCTTCCCCGCCACCGCCGGCATGGCCCGCGAGCAGGCGCGCACAGACAACCGGAAAATCATCGACGAAGCCGCCGAGATCGGTGCGCCGGTCGTGGTGCTGGTGTGCGGGGCGATCCCCGATCTGGACTTGCAGACGCAGCGCCAGCAGATCGCCGAAGGCATCCACGCCATCGTGCCCCACGCGAAAGCCGCCGGTGTGCGCCTCGCCATCGAGCCCCTCCACCCCATGTATGCCGCGGACCGCTCCGCCGTCAGCACCATGGACCAGGCCAACAACATGATCCTCATGCTCGGCAGCGAGCAGGTGGGCATCGCGATTGACGTGTACCACGTCTGGTGGGACCACTTCCTCAAGGCCGAAATCGAGCGCGCCACGGGCACGATCTTCGCCTTCCACGTCTGCGACTGGCGTGTGCCCACGCGCAACCTCCTCACCGACCGCGCCATGATGGGCGACGGCTGCATCCGCATCAACGAGATTCGAGGCTGGGTGGAGAAGGCGGGCTTCAAAGGCTTCATCGAAGTGGAGATCTTCTCCGACGACCTCTGGGCCATGGATCAGGAGCGTCTGCTCAAGCGGATCAAAAATGCGTACCTGAAACACGTCTGA
- a CDS encoding CHRD domain-containing protein: MCRVSRYFGLFLGTVLFMSVSAAAAPKGDGPVLCEFSLSAAQEVSETPVESEATGSAVFTLLQSGNVLVTVTHDVSDPTAAHIHGAAEGANGPVEIEFESAASPITKELTPAEYAQVTAAPHYINVHSTNFPGGEIRGQLSCIDSKPFCEFHLEPSQIVSETAIESSAEGHASLSELPGGFVRLIVTHSIEDAQEANIHAGAHGANGALTIDLGDPASPIVKDLTPEEYASLIAEPHYVLIHSPAYPQGEIRGQVHCEGAEGEGEGEGEHEVLCEFGLSAAQEVSETPVESSATGAALVTVLPSGNVLLSVEHDVANPVAAHIHVAPEGENGEVQIDLGNGVSPIMAELSPAQYALITSAPHYVNVHSTDYPAGEIRGQLSCVDGKAFCETHLGPAQVVSETPVESSAEGLAVFSELPGGYVRITVTHSVEAPTLAHIHIGAEGETGEFVSELANPTSPYVLDLSPEDFETLTASDYYFDVHSEAYPDGEIRGQINCGGEEHNVLCEFGLEASQEVSETPVESTATGSAVFTLLESGNVLVTVEHDVSNPTAAHIHAAEAGVNGSVEIAFESAVSPIVKELTPEEYALVTATPHYINVHSVDYPGGEIRGQLSCVDSKAFCEWPLSPGAIVSETPVESSAEGFATFSELPGGYVRLTVLHTILDANEANIHAGGAGENGALTLDLGTASSPIVKDLSPEEYAGLISAPHYILIHSPAYPQGELRGQVVCEGTEGEGEGEGEGEGEGEGGEGEGEGGEGEGEGEGEGEGEGEGEGEGEGGEGEGEGEGEGEGEGEGEGEGEGEGEGEGGEGEGEGEGEGEGEGEGEGEGEGEGEGEGEGEGEGEGEGEGEPTDSETAEELLDRFDEVDANNDGLLSLSEAQASIAGLTPTVFARLDSNSDGQLTEAELEAAIPEVPTGCVLEEQFSCVLDPDGNSGQVQKVLGDLFLGAISLLALYWMPKRGMN; this comes from the coding sequence ATGTGTCGCGTTTCCCGTTACTTTGGGTTGTTCCTGGGGACGGTTCTATTCATGTCGGTCAGCGCCGCGGCCGCGCCCAAGGGAGACGGTCCAGTGCTCTGCGAGTTTTCGCTCAGCGCCGCACAGGAGGTTTCCGAAACGCCTGTGGAGTCTGAGGCGACCGGATCGGCCGTGTTCACATTGCTCCAGAGCGGCAATGTACTGGTAACCGTGACACATGATGTCAGCGATCCCACGGCGGCTCATATCCACGGGGCGGCGGAAGGGGCAAATGGTCCGGTTGAAATTGAGTTTGAGAGCGCGGCCAGCCCGATAACGAAAGAGCTGACACCTGCGGAGTACGCGCAAGTAACAGCGGCGCCCCATTACATCAATGTGCACAGCACGAACTTTCCCGGCGGCGAGATCCGCGGCCAGTTGAGCTGTATCGATAGCAAGCCATTTTGCGAATTTCATCTGGAACCCAGCCAGATCGTATCCGAAACCGCCATTGAGTCCAGCGCGGAAGGACATGCGTCCTTAAGTGAACTACCGGGCGGGTTCGTGCGGCTCATCGTAACGCACTCTATCGAGGATGCCCAGGAGGCCAACATCCATGCGGGTGCGCACGGTGCCAATGGCGCGTTGACGATAGATCTGGGCGATCCCGCGAGTCCGATTGTGAAAGACCTCACCCCCGAGGAATATGCGAGCCTGATCGCGGAGCCGCATTATGTGCTTATTCACAGTCCCGCCTATCCGCAGGGCGAGATCCGCGGTCAGGTTCACTGCGAAGGCGCCGAAGGTGAAGGTGAAGGTGAGGGCGAGCACGAGGTGCTCTGCGAGTTTGGGCTCAGCGCCGCGCAAGAGGTTTCCGAGACGCCGGTGGAATCCAGCGCGACGGGTGCGGCATTGGTGACGGTGCTGCCCAGTGGCAATGTGCTTCTGTCCGTAGAGCACGACGTGGCCAATCCCGTTGCGGCCCACATTCATGTGGCGCCGGAAGGGGAGAACGGCGAAGTGCAGATAGATTTGGGCAACGGTGTAAGCCCGATCATGGCGGAGCTCAGTCCCGCGCAATATGCGCTCATTACTTCCGCGCCCCACTATGTAAACGTCCATAGCACCGATTATCCCGCAGGCGAAATTCGTGGCCAGCTCAGTTGTGTTGACGGAAAGGCCTTCTGCGAAACTCACCTTGGCCCGGCGCAAGTTGTCTCGGAAACTCCGGTAGAGTCTTCGGCCGAGGGACTGGCCGTGTTCAGCGAGTTGCCGGGTGGTTATGTTCGGATTACGGTGACCCACAGCGTAGAGGCGCCGACGCTGGCCCATATCCATATCGGTGCCGAAGGCGAAACGGGCGAGTTTGTTTCGGAGCTGGCGAACCCGACCAGCCCCTACGTCCTGGATTTGTCGCCGGAAGATTTCGAAACACTTACCGCGTCGGACTATTACTTTGACGTACACAGTGAAGCCTATCCAGACGGGGAGATTCGCGGCCAGATCAATTGCGGCGGCGAAGAACATAACGTGCTTTGTGAATTCGGATTGGAGGCCAGCCAGGAGGTCTCGGAGACTCCAGTAGAATCGACGGCGACCGGCTCCGCGGTCTTTACACTGCTTGAGAGCGGCAACGTCCTGGTTACCGTGGAACACGACGTGAGCAATCCCACGGCCGCCCACATTCACGCCGCGGAAGCCGGGGTCAACGGTTCGGTCGAGATCGCTTTTGAAAGCGCGGTCAGTCCCATCGTGAAAGAGTTGACGCCGGAAGAGTACGCGCTGGTGACGGCGACGCCGCACTATATCAACGTGCACAGCGTGGACTATCCGGGCGGCGAGATTCGCGGGCAGTTGAGTTGCGTTGACAGCAAAGCATTCTGCGAGTGGCCACTCAGCCCAGGCGCAATCGTGTCTGAAACACCGGTGGAGTCCAGCGCGGAGGGTTTTGCAACATTCAGCGAATTGCCGGGCGGCTATGTGCGGCTTACGGTGCTTCATACGATTCTGGATGCAAACGAGGCCAATATTCACGCGGGCGGTGCGGGCGAGAACGGAGCGCTTACGCTGGACCTCGGTACCGCTTCCAGCCCAATCGTGAAAGACCTGTCGCCGGAGGAATATGCCGGCCTGATTTCTGCGCCCCACTATATCCTGATACACAGTCCGGCCTATCCGCAGGGCGAACTTCGGGGCCAGGTGGTGTGCGAGGGTACGGAAGGCGAGGGTGAAGGTGAAGGTGAAGGCGAGGGCGAAGGCGAAGGTGGCGAGGGTGAAGGCGAAGGTGGCGAGGGCGAAGGCGAAGGCGAAGGTGAAGGCGAGGGCGAAGGCGAGGGCGAGGGCGAAGGCGAAGGTGGCGAGGGTGAAGGCGAGGGCGAGGGCGAGGGCGAGGGCGAGGGCGAGGGCGAAGGTGAAGGTGAAGGTGAAGGTGAAGGTGAAGGTGGCGAGGGTGAAGGCGAAGGTGAAGGTGAAGGCGAAGGCGAAGGTGAAGGTGAAGGTGAAGGCGAAGGTGAAGGCGAAGGTGAAGGCGAGGGCGAGGGTGAAGGTGAAGGTGAAGGCGAAGGTGAGCCAACGGACTCGGAAACGGCCGAGGAACTCCTCGACCGATTCGACGAAGTTGACGCCAATAACGATGGACTGTTGAGTCTGTCCGAGGCCCAAGCCTCCATCGCCGGGCTTACACCCACCGTTTTCGCCCGACTGGACAGCAACAGCGATGGGCAGTTGACTGAGGCGGAACTCGAAGCTGCTATTCCCGAGGTTCCAACCGGTTGTGTCCTTGAAGAGCAGTTTAGTTGCGTATTGGATCCAGATGGAAATTCAGGACAGGTTCAGAAGGTTCTGGGCGATCTGTTCCTGGGCGCGATCTCCCTGTTGGCACTCTACTGGATGCCGAAGCGGGGGATGAACTGA